The Methanophagales archaeon genome contains a region encoding:
- a CDS encoding CDP-alcohol phosphatidyltransferase family protein: MVINSLLRSFVNNWWLSRKIVGLIAAVGISPNSLSLLSLFSAALAGLLFTVAGLRGHHLLLLFAGVLVAMNAFLDTFDGVLARETGIASKKGDFLDHVIDRYADMFILCGIIFGGYVSWEIGLLAIIGILLTSYMGTQAQAVGLGRVYGGMVGRADRLLLIIAATILTWLYPYQALGFSFLGWSMLIFAVLCNLTALQRFFYAWRRL; encoded by the coding sequence ATGGTTATTAACTCCTTACTGCGTTCTTTTGTGAACAACTGGTGGTTATCCAGGAAGATAGTGGGGCTTATCGCCGCAGTTGGCATCTCACCGAATTCGCTATCGCTACTTTCTCTATTCTCCGCCGCTCTTGCCGGGCTGTTATTCACTGTTGCGGGGCTCAGAGGTCATCACCTGCTGCTGCTATTCGCTGGCGTGCTCGTAGCCATGAATGCCTTCCTGGATACCTTTGATGGCGTTCTGGCTCGAGAGACGGGCATTGCGAGCAAAAAGGGGGATTTCCTCGACCATGTGATTGACCGATATGCTGATATGTTTATTCTCTGTGGTATCATCTTTGGTGGCTACGTGAGCTGGGAGATAGGCTTGCTGGCGATTATTGGTATACTCCTGACATCGTATATGGGCACACAGGCGCAGGCTGTGGGTCTCGGCAGGGTATATGGTGGCATGGTCGGCAGAGCGGACAGGTTATTGCTTATAATCGCAGCGACAATACTCACATGGCTGTATCCATACCAAGCTCTCGGTTTCTCTTTCCTTGGCTGGAGTATGCTTATCTTCGCTGTCCTGTGTAATCTCACGGCTTTACAGCGGTTCTTTTATGCCTGGAGAAGATTATAG